The following coding sequences lie in one Actinopolymorpha sp. NPDC004070 genomic window:
- a CDS encoding phytanoyl-CoA dioxygenase family protein, whose amino-acid sequence MTTTTEDLLERYADLLPTPDDVAFYRENGYWISGRILPPEVIDTAERGMANFYAGHADRPMPDGSDRVGWRPEHGDVLRKNDYTSLIVDDLATLVRHPLIGACAARLNGEPEIRLWHDQLLYKPSEDSLPESGKVNVGWHTDRQYWRSAASADMLTAWVPFHDVGEREGAVSFVAGSHRWEDDVVLDFFNPDLSTLDSVRTRHDVEVVVAEIPRGAMSFHHCRTVHGSGPNRSGAPRRAMAVHMQPGSNHFVEHTRADGTLAFHPNDQYVRRNAAGHPDYTDPAACPRLWPPAD is encoded by the coding sequence ATGACGACCACGACCGAAGACCTGCTCGAACGCTACGCCGACCTGCTGCCCACGCCCGACGACGTGGCGTTCTACCGGGAGAACGGCTACTGGATCTCCGGGCGCATCCTGCCACCGGAGGTGATCGACACAGCCGAACGCGGCATGGCGAACTTCTACGCCGGGCACGCCGACCGCCCGATGCCCGACGGCAGCGACCGGGTGGGCTGGCGGCCCGAGCACGGCGACGTGCTCCGCAAGAACGACTACACGTCCCTGATCGTCGACGACCTGGCCACACTGGTGCGGCACCCGCTGATCGGCGCCTGCGCCGCCCGCCTCAACGGCGAGCCGGAGATCCGCCTGTGGCACGACCAGCTGCTGTACAAGCCGTCCGAGGACAGCCTTCCGGAGTCCGGGAAGGTGAACGTCGGCTGGCACACCGACCGGCAGTACTGGCGCAGCGCAGCCTCCGCCGACATGCTCACCGCCTGGGTGCCCTTCCACGACGTCGGCGAGCGCGAGGGCGCGGTGTCGTTCGTGGCCGGCAGCCACCGCTGGGAGGACGACGTGGTGCTGGACTTCTTCAACCCCGACCTGTCCACCCTGGACTCGGTGCGGACGCGGCACGACGTCGAGGTGGTGGTGGCCGAGATCCCGCGCGGAGCGATGAGCTTCCACCACTGCCGTACGGTCCACGGCAGCGGGCCCAACCGCAGCGGTGCGCCGCGGCGAGCGATGGCGGTCCACATGCAGCCGGGCTCGAACCACTTCGTGGAACACACCCGGGCCGACGGCACCCTCGCCTTCCACCCCAACGACCAGTACGTACGCCGCAACGCCGCCGGCCACCCCGACTACACCGACCCGGCGGCCTGCCCCCGGCTGTGGCCGCCCGCCGACTGA
- a CDS encoding superoxide dismutase gives MKRYAVMLSLFVAAVAMAATTTAAPSAAAAAGEATRGPAQHSFTTSARSVSAATQATEVSQATTAQAARASLGRPVIAIGRFGPVEDGGDALTYDPALVPVGAHASVAAYTWPFGTTTVLAVTGLVPRRTYGAHVHVDSCGSAPTDAGPHVQFIEDPVQPSVDPRYANPRNEIWLDFRTDANGVGYAVSTVYWPIASKDAGSVVIHEHRTSRGRGHAGMAGARLACLTVPFDQAR, from the coding sequence ATGAAACGTTACGCAGTCATGCTGTCACTTTTCGTGGCCGCGGTCGCGATGGCCGCCACCACGACTGCCGCCCCCTCCGCCGCCGCTGCGGCCGGGGAGGCGACACGAGGACCCGCACAGCACTCGTTCACCACGAGCGCGCGGTCCGTCTCCGCGGCCACCCAGGCCACCGAGGTCTCCCAAGCCACTACGGCTCAGGCCGCCCGCGCGAGCCTCGGCCGCCCGGTCATCGCGATCGGCCGGTTCGGGCCCGTCGAGGACGGCGGCGACGCGTTGACGTACGACCCGGCACTGGTGCCGGTCGGCGCGCACGCGTCGGTGGCCGCCTACACCTGGCCGTTCGGCACCACCACGGTGCTCGCGGTGACCGGCCTGGTTCCCCGCCGCACCTACGGCGCCCACGTCCACGTCGACAGCTGCGGCAGTGCGCCGACCGACGCCGGTCCGCACGTGCAGTTCATCGAGGATCCGGTGCAGCCGTCGGTGGATCCTCGGTACGCCAACCCGCGCAACGAGATCTGGCTGGACTTCCGCACCGACGCCAACGGGGTCGGCTACGCGGTCAGCACGGTGTACTGGCCGATCGCATCCAAGGACGCCGGGTCGGTCGTCATCCACGAGCACCGCACCAGCAGAGGGCGGGGACACGCCGGCATGGCCGGTGCGCGGCTGGCCTGCCTGACCGTCCCGTTCGACCAGGCGCGGTGA
- a CDS encoding glycosyltransferase family 39 protein, translating into MTIDQVRARPVTAAPTREPFATLPVLLVAAVVAALLVATSNRYGYHRDELYFRLLGQHPAWGYVDQPPATPLLAGLTRALFGDHLWALRLPSALAVAGAAILTALLVREWGGGRAAQVLGALGVVAVFPLAGGHVLATATLDLVLQAAVLLCVARALLRDPRWWLAAGAVVGAGLYVKYLVVLTLLAVGVGLLLAGPRRVLASRWLWAGVLLALVVGAPNLVYQATHHWPQLTMAGAIERNKGAGSRVSFLPLQLVMLGLFMVPVWVAGLVRLLREPGLRPVRAMAVAYPAACVLVLVLGGQPYYTLGLILALYAAGCAPVVRWMARGQRVGRVGRIGRVAAFTTALVLNVAMSVLVALPLLPVRVLAATHLADANQVVADQIGWPEYVRQIADVYRGLPAADASRAVIVTANYGEAGALDRFGTGLPPVHSAHNALWFLGRPAEDRTVVILVGFADAGPRLAWFGSCRVAARLDNGVGIPNEEQSNDVKVCHDPVRPWSQLWPDLRHYD; encoded by the coding sequence GTGACCATCGACCAGGTGCGTGCCCGTCCGGTGACCGCCGCACCGACGCGGGAGCCGTTCGCGACCCTGCCGGTGCTGCTCGTGGCGGCGGTCGTCGCCGCGTTGCTGGTGGCGACGAGCAACCGGTACGGCTACCACCGGGACGAGCTCTACTTCCGGCTGCTCGGTCAGCACCCTGCCTGGGGCTACGTCGACCAGCCACCTGCCACCCCTCTTCTGGCCGGGCTGACGCGCGCGCTGTTCGGGGACCACCTGTGGGCGTTGCGGCTCCCCAGCGCCCTCGCGGTGGCAGGTGCGGCGATCCTCACCGCACTGCTGGTCCGCGAGTGGGGCGGCGGCCGGGCCGCGCAGGTGCTGGGAGCGCTGGGCGTGGTGGCGGTGTTCCCGCTCGCCGGTGGGCACGTGCTGGCCACCGCGACCCTCGACCTGGTGCTGCAGGCGGCCGTGCTGTTGTGCGTGGCCCGGGCGTTGCTGCGCGACCCCCGCTGGTGGCTCGCGGCCGGGGCGGTGGTGGGCGCCGGGCTGTACGTCAAGTACCTGGTCGTGCTGACCCTGCTGGCGGTCGGCGTCGGCCTGCTGCTGGCCGGCCCGCGCCGGGTGCTCGCCTCGCGCTGGCTGTGGGCCGGCGTGCTGCTCGCGCTCGTGGTCGGCGCCCCGAACCTGGTCTACCAGGCCACCCACCACTGGCCGCAGCTCACCATGGCCGGGGCGATCGAACGGAACAAGGGCGCAGGCTCCCGCGTCTCGTTCCTACCGCTCCAACTGGTCATGCTGGGGCTGTTCATGGTGCCGGTGTGGGTGGCCGGGCTGGTACGGCTGCTGCGCGAGCCCGGACTGCGGCCGGTGCGGGCGATGGCGGTCGCGTACCCGGCAGCATGCGTGCTGGTGCTGGTCCTCGGCGGGCAGCCGTACTACACCCTCGGGCTGATCCTGGCCCTGTACGCGGCCGGGTGCGCGCCGGTGGTGCGGTGGATGGCGCGCGGGCAGCGGGTGGGCCGGGTGGGCCGGATCGGTCGGGTCGCCGCTTTCACCACCGCACTGGTGCTCAACGTCGCCATGTCCGTGCTGGTCGCGCTTCCGCTCCTGCCGGTCCGTGTGCTCGCGGCCACCCATCTCGCCGACGCCAACCAGGTCGTCGCCGACCAGATCGGGTGGCCGGAGTACGTGCGCCAGATCGCGGACGTGTACCGGGGGCTGCCGGCCGCCGACGCTTCCAGGGCAGTCATCGTCACCGCCAACTACGGCGAGGCGGGCGCGCTGGACCGCTTCGGCACCGGCCTGCCTCCCGTCCACAGCGCACACAACGCGCTGTGGTTCCTCGGGCGCCCGGCGGAGGACAGGACGGTGGTGATCCTGGTCGGCTTCGCCGACGCCGGCCCGCGACTGGCGTGGTTCGGTTCGTGCCGGGTCGCGGCCCGCCTGGACAACGGCGTCGGCATACCGAACGAGGAACAGAGCAACGACGTCAAGGTGTGCCACGACCCGGTCCGGCCGTGGTCGCAGCTGTGGCCCGACCTCCGGCACTACGACTGA
- a CDS encoding AraC family transcriptional regulator, whose amino-acid sequence MRADSAGGAGGTDEVVRPDGISAGFHAYLGRAGVPGLVHAGDQRAPTSWLIGAHHHDVWELYLQTAGPATRWRVRDRDYTVGRNGLLVVPPGAVHHMVCPATTTWHYVFAAFDAAALLADLPEAVPVWQRSVPSYVPDAGSAVAPFEAFLREVTTTQSLRAAGLTLTARHLLVEVTRLLTTGEVAGRVGLHPAVAHARRLLDAAPGERLPLAALARAVGLSPAYLGELFTEQLGASPANYHRSLRLRRAEMLLAETDASVTQVAVELGFSSAQHFATAFRARTGRTPREFRRQWRGGRTPAPRVGSARLEADVPQVAERDHADVVGVDA is encoded by the coding sequence ATGCGCGCGGACAGTGCCGGTGGGGCGGGCGGAACCGACGAGGTGGTGCGGCCGGACGGGATCTCGGCCGGTTTCCACGCCTACCTCGGCCGGGCCGGCGTGCCCGGCCTCGTGCACGCCGGTGACCAGCGCGCGCCGACGTCCTGGCTGATCGGCGCCCACCACCACGACGTGTGGGAGCTGTACCTCCAGACCGCCGGCCCGGCCACCCGCTGGCGGGTCCGCGACCGCGACTACACCGTGGGCCGCAACGGCCTGCTGGTCGTGCCGCCGGGTGCGGTGCACCACATGGTCTGCCCGGCGACCACGACCTGGCACTACGTGTTCGCGGCGTTCGACGCCGCCGCCCTGCTGGCCGACCTGCCCGAGGCCGTGCCGGTCTGGCAGCGGTCGGTGCCGTCGTACGTGCCGGACGCGGGCTCGGCGGTCGCGCCCTTCGAGGCGTTCCTGCGGGAGGTCACCACCACCCAGTCGCTGCGAGCCGCCGGGCTGACGTTGACCGCGCGGCACCTGCTGGTGGAGGTGACCAGGCTGCTGACCACGGGTGAGGTGGCCGGCCGGGTCGGGCTCCACCCGGCGGTGGCGCACGCCCGGCGGCTGCTGGACGCCGCGCCGGGGGAGCGGCTGCCGCTGGCCGCGCTGGCCCGCGCGGTGGGACTGTCGCCGGCGTACCTCGGTGAGCTTTTCACCGAGCAGCTCGGCGCGAGCCCCGCGAACTACCACCGGTCGCTGCGGCTGCGACGGGCGGAGATGCTGCTGGCCGAGACCGACGCGAGCGTCACCCAGGTCGCGGTGGAGCTGGGCTTCTCCTCTGCCCAGCACTTCGCGACCGCCTTCCGTGCCCGCACCGGCCGCACCCCGCGGGAGTTTCGCCGTCAGTGGCGCGGCGGGCGTACGCCGGCCCCCAGGGTGGGTTCGGCTCGACTCGAAGCCGATGTGCCCCAAGTCGCCGAACGTGACCACGCCGACGTGGTAGGCGTCGACGCGTGA
- the ppdK gene encoding pyruvate, phosphate dikinase — protein MLVYGFSQGNKDMRDLLGGKGANLAEMTNLGLPVPPGFTITTEACRTYLETRQEPPGLHDEVSGHLAHVESTRGMRLGDPGDPLLVSVRSGAKFSMPGMMDTVLDIGLTDRSVRGLAEQAGDERFAWDSYRRLLQMFGKTVLGIDGAHFDDALDALKRDRGAPHDVDLDAAALRDLVTTYKDIVRAQSGRDFPQDPREQLDAAIRAVFDSWNAPRAITYRRQERISADLGTAVNVVAMVFGNAGPDSGTGVAFTRDPASGARGIYGDYLANAQGEDVVAGIRNTVPLTELAQLDKVSYDELLDIMATLEGHYRDLCDIEFTIERGRLWMLQTRVGKRTAAAAFRIATQLVDEGLITEDEALARVDGHQLAQLMFPRFDERAAASSSGRAVAHGMNASPGAAVGRAVFDTATAVEWNAAGEQVILVRRETTPDDLDGMIAARGILTSRGGKTSHAAVVARGMGKTCVCGVETLDIDVARGRFTAPGGVEVAEGDVISIDGTTGNVFLGEVPVVDSPVVRYFEGELDPAAAEADELVRSVHRLMTVADSRRRLGVRANADLPDDAARARAMGAAGIGLCRTEHMFLGDRRRYVEALILAENDAERTAALEELLPLQRADFEGLLAAMDGLPVTVRLLDPPLHEFLPDLTDLSVRMTLATERGEQDPRDERLLRAVRRLHEQNPMMGLRGVRLGLVVPGLYALQVRAVAEAAAARERVGGDPRVEVMIPLVSTVQELELSREEAERTVAGVRDRTGFTRPIPVGTMVELPRAALTAGAIARAADFFSFGTNDLTQTTWGFSRDDVEAAFFAAYLERGVFGVSPFESLDVAGVGRLVELAVREGRAARHDLKLGVCGEHGGDPDSVHFFHGAGLDYVSCSAFRVPVARLEAGRAAVLADADAGSASR, from the coding sequence ATGCTGGTGTACGGATTTTCCCAGGGAAACAAGGACATGCGGGACCTGCTCGGCGGGAAGGGTGCGAACCTCGCCGAGATGACCAACCTCGGCCTTCCGGTCCCGCCGGGGTTCACCATCACCACCGAGGCCTGTCGTACCTACCTCGAGACCAGGCAGGAGCCGCCCGGGCTGCACGACGAGGTCAGCGGGCACCTGGCGCACGTCGAGTCCACGCGGGGCATGCGGCTGGGCGATCCCGGCGACCCGCTGCTGGTCTCGGTGCGGTCGGGGGCGAAGTTCTCCATGCCCGGGATGATGGACACGGTGCTCGACATCGGGCTGACCGACCGGTCCGTACGCGGGCTGGCCGAGCAGGCAGGTGACGAGCGCTTCGCCTGGGACTCCTACCGCCGGCTGCTGCAGATGTTCGGCAAGACGGTGCTCGGCATCGACGGTGCGCACTTCGACGACGCCCTGGACGCGCTGAAGCGGGACCGGGGTGCGCCGCACGACGTCGACCTGGACGCGGCGGCGCTTCGCGACCTCGTCACGACGTACAAGGACATCGTGCGCGCCCAGAGCGGCCGTGACTTTCCGCAGGATCCGCGCGAGCAGTTGGACGCCGCGATCCGGGCGGTGTTCGACAGCTGGAACGCACCACGGGCGATCACCTACCGCCGCCAGGAACGCATCAGCGCCGACCTCGGCACGGCGGTGAACGTGGTGGCGATGGTGTTCGGCAACGCGGGCCCGGACTCCGGCACCGGGGTGGCGTTCACCCGCGACCCCGCCTCCGGGGCGCGCGGCATCTACGGCGACTACCTCGCGAACGCGCAGGGCGAGGACGTCGTGGCCGGCATCCGTAACACCGTCCCGCTGACCGAGCTCGCCCAGCTGGACAAGGTGTCCTACGACGAACTGCTCGACATCATGGCCACCCTAGAAGGGCACTACCGCGACCTGTGCGACATCGAGTTCACCATCGAACGCGGCCGGCTGTGGATGCTGCAGACCCGGGTGGGCAAGCGGACCGCGGCCGCGGCGTTCCGGATCGCCACCCAGCTCGTCGACGAGGGACTGATCACCGAGGACGAGGCACTGGCCCGGGTCGACGGGCACCAGCTCGCCCAGCTGATGTTCCCGCGGTTCGACGAGCGCGCCGCGGCATCCTCGTCGGGGCGGGCGGTGGCGCACGGCATGAACGCCTCGCCGGGCGCGGCCGTGGGACGTGCGGTCTTCGACACCGCCACCGCCGTGGAGTGGAACGCCGCCGGCGAACAGGTGATCCTCGTTCGCCGGGAGACCACCCCCGACGACCTGGACGGAATGATCGCCGCCCGCGGGATCCTCACCAGCCGCGGTGGCAAGACCTCCCACGCCGCCGTGGTCGCGCGCGGCATGGGCAAGACGTGCGTGTGCGGAGTGGAGACGCTGGACATCGATGTGGCCCGCGGGCGGTTCACCGCGCCGGGCGGGGTGGAGGTCGCCGAGGGTGACGTGATCTCCATCGACGGTACGACCGGGAACGTCTTCCTGGGCGAGGTTCCGGTCGTCGACTCACCCGTCGTGCGTTATTTCGAAGGGGAACTGGACCCCGCCGCGGCCGAGGCCGACGAGCTGGTGCGTTCGGTGCACCGGCTGATGACGGTCGCCGACAGCCGCCGCCGGCTCGGCGTCCGCGCGAACGCCGACCTGCCCGACGACGCCGCGCGCGCCCGGGCGATGGGCGCGGCCGGCATCGGTCTGTGCCGCACCGAGCACATGTTCCTCGGCGATCGCCGGCGGTACGTCGAGGCGCTGATCCTCGCCGAGAACGATGCGGAGCGAACGGCCGCGCTGGAGGAGCTGCTGCCGCTGCAGCGCGCCGACTTCGAGGGGCTGCTGGCGGCGATGGACGGGCTGCCGGTCACGGTGCGGCTGCTCGACCCGCCGCTGCACGAGTTCCTGCCCGACCTCACCGACCTGTCCGTACGGATGACGCTGGCGACGGAACGCGGCGAGCAGGACCCGAGGGACGAGCGGCTGCTGCGCGCGGTCCGGCGGCTGCACGAGCAGAACCCGATGATGGGCCTGCGCGGCGTCCGGCTCGGCCTGGTCGTACCCGGCCTGTATGCCCTGCAGGTGCGGGCGGTCGCCGAGGCGGCCGCGGCCCGCGAGCGCGTCGGCGGCGACCCGCGGGTCGAGGTGATGATCCCGCTGGTGAGCACCGTCCAGGAGCTGGAGCTCAGCCGCGAGGAGGCCGAGCGCACCGTCGCCGGCGTCCGCGACCGCACCGGGTTCACCCGGCCGATCCCGGTCGGGACGATGGTCGAGCTGCCCCGGGCGGCGCTGACCGCCGGTGCGATCGCCCGGGCGGCGGACTTCTTCTCCTTCGGCACCAACGACCTCACCCAGACGACCTGGGGGTTCTCCCGCGACGACGTGGAGGCGGCGTTCTTCGCGGCGTACCTCGAGCGCGGGGTCTTCGGTGTCTCGCCGTTCGAGTCGCTGGACGTCGCCGGTGTCGGCCGCCTGGTCGAACTCGCCGTCCGCGAGGGCCGGGCCGCCCGGCACGACCTCAAGCTCGGGGTGTGCGGCGAGCACGGCGGCGACCCGGACTCGGTGCACTTCTTCCACGGCGCCGGTCTGGACTACGTCTCGTGTTCGGCGTTCCGGGTCCCGGTGGCCCGGCTGGAGGCCGGCCGGGCGGCGGTACTCGCCGACGCCGACGCGGGCAGCGCCAGCCGGTGA
- a CDS encoding deoxyguanosinetriphosphate triphosphohydrolase — protein MNRTTPGERHEDSSYQPSDVERWVGEPPKSAGRTPFARDRARVLHSAALRRLAAKTQVLGPGIHDFVRTRLTHTLEVAQVGRELGQSLGCDPDVVDTACLAHDLGHPPFGHNGEAALDEVCADAGGFEGNAQTLRLLTRLEAKTFADGAGRSAGLNLTRASLDAATKYPWRRGEAPPGAGAKFGVYDDDLEVFGWLRAGVDRRRCLEAQVMDFADDVAYSVHDVEDGVVFGRIVLSALADRAERATVWEVVRDWYLPGVEDAELDDAYDRLRGFGYWPPTDYDGDRRSLAALKDLTSQLIGRFCLAAEQATHAEYGRGRLVRYRADLVVPHETRVEIAVLKGIAATYVMRSAERVALLSRQREVVHGLVSALRRTAPDGLAPAFRADFAAAPDDAARLRVVIDQTASLTDASAVAMARSLRS, from the coding sequence ATGAACCGAACCACGCCGGGCGAGCGGCACGAGGACTCGAGCTACCAACCCTCCGATGTCGAACGCTGGGTGGGCGAGCCGCCGAAGAGCGCCGGCCGCACGCCGTTCGCCCGCGACCGGGCCCGGGTCCTGCACTCGGCCGCGTTGCGCCGGCTCGCCGCCAAGACGCAGGTACTCGGTCCGGGGATCCACGACTTCGTTCGCACCCGCCTGACGCACACCCTCGAGGTCGCGCAGGTGGGCCGCGAGCTCGGCCAGTCCCTCGGCTGCGACCCCGACGTCGTGGACACCGCCTGCCTGGCCCACGACCTCGGTCACCCGCCGTTCGGGCACAACGGCGAGGCCGCGCTGGACGAGGTGTGCGCGGACGCCGGCGGATTCGAGGGCAACGCGCAGACACTGCGGCTGCTGACCCGGCTGGAGGCGAAGACGTTCGCCGACGGTGCCGGCCGCAGCGCGGGCCTGAACCTCACCCGGGCCTCCCTCGACGCGGCGACGAAGTACCCCTGGCGGCGGGGGGAGGCACCACCGGGTGCCGGGGCGAAGTTCGGTGTCTACGACGACGACCTGGAGGTCTTCGGCTGGCTGCGGGCCGGCGTCGACCGGCGCCGCTGTCTGGAAGCGCAGGTGATGGACTTCGCCGACGACGTGGCGTACTCCGTGCACGACGTGGAGGACGGCGTGGTGTTCGGCCGGATCGTGCTGTCCGCGCTGGCCGACCGGGCCGAGCGCGCCACCGTGTGGGAGGTCGTCCGCGACTGGTACCTCCCCGGTGTGGAGGACGCCGAGCTTGACGATGCGTACGACCGGCTGCGTGGTTTCGGCTACTGGCCGCCGACCGACTACGACGGCGACCGGCGTTCGCTGGCCGCGCTGAAGGACCTCACCAGCCAGCTGATCGGACGGTTCTGCCTGGCCGCCGAGCAGGCGACGCACGCGGAGTACGGACGCGGGCGGCTGGTCCGCTACCGGGCCGATCTTGTCGTACCCCACGAGACCCGGGTGGAGATCGCCGTTCTGAAGGGGATCGCTGCGACCTACGTCATGCGGTCGGCCGAACGCGTCGCCCTGCTCTCCCGGCAACGGGAGGTCGTGCACGGGCTGGTGTCGGCGCTCCGGCGTACCGCGCCGGACGGCCTGGCACCGGCGTTCCGGGCCGACTTCGCCGCCGCGCCCGACGACGCCGCCCGGCTGCGGGTCGTCATCGACCAGACCGCGTCGCTGACCGACGCGTCCGCGGTGGCGATGGCGCGGTCCCTGCGGTCGTAG
- a CDS encoding FAD-dependent oxidoreductase has translation MAEQTGQQTYVVIGGGLAAAKAVEALRSEGFAGRVVLVARESELPYERPPLSKGVLLGTDDPVTVITHDQAWYDEQRVELRLGVAVRRLDPSAHEVVLSDGETLHYDKALLATGSVVRRLDVPGVDLAGVHYLRTLTDCLTLKETLAAADRVVVVGAGWIGLETAAAARHHGAEVVVVEPQPGPLYTVLGPQMSEVFARLHRDHGVEFRFGTSLAQIRGDGGKVTGAVTSDAEELAADAVIVGVGVAPDIELAEAAGLAVDKGVLTDERLRTSDPDVYAAGDVARWYSPTFGRPLHVEHWANAQDGGAAAGRAMAGSDAAYDAVPFFFSDQYDLGMEYSGDVGPDGYDDVVVRGDLDGREFVAFWLRKGRVVAGMNVNVWDVQDAIQALIRSGREVAPGRLADAGVDLDAVYA, from the coding sequence ATGGCTGAGCAGACCGGACAGCAGACGTACGTCGTGATCGGCGGGGGACTGGCCGCGGCGAAGGCGGTGGAGGCGTTGCGGTCGGAGGGCTTCGCCGGCCGGGTCGTCCTCGTCGCCCGCGAGTCCGAGCTTCCGTACGAACGCCCGCCGCTGTCCAAGGGCGTCCTCCTCGGTACCGACGACCCCGTGACGGTGATCACCCACGACCAGGCGTGGTACGACGAGCAGCGGGTGGAGCTCCGGCTCGGTGTAGCCGTACGCCGGTTGGACCCGTCCGCCCACGAGGTGGTGCTGTCCGACGGCGAGACGCTCCACTACGACAAGGCGCTGCTGGCGACCGGCTCGGTCGTCCGTCGGCTGGACGTGCCCGGCGTCGACCTGGCCGGCGTGCACTACCTGCGCACCCTCACCGACTGCCTCACCCTGAAGGAGACCCTGGCCGCCGCCGACCGGGTGGTGGTCGTCGGCGCCGGCTGGATCGGCCTGGAGACCGCCGCCGCAGCGCGGCACCACGGCGCGGAGGTGGTGGTGGTCGAGCCGCAGCCCGGACCGCTCTACACCGTGCTCGGACCGCAGATGAGCGAGGTGTTCGCTCGGCTGCACCGCGACCACGGGGTGGAGTTCCGGTTCGGCACCTCGCTGGCGCAGATTCGCGGCGACGGCGGGAAGGTGACCGGCGCGGTCACCAGTGACGCCGAGGAGCTGGCCGCGGACGCGGTGATCGTCGGCGTCGGTGTCGCCCCGGACATCGAGCTGGCCGAGGCCGCCGGGCTGGCCGTCGACAAGGGCGTGCTCACCGACGAGCGGCTGCGTACCTCCGACCCGGACGTCTACGCCGCCGGCGACGTCGCGCGGTGGTACTCCCCGACGTTCGGCCGCCCGCTGCACGTGGAGCACTGGGCGAACGCGCAGGACGGCGGAGCCGCCGCGGGCCGGGCGATGGCCGGCTCGGACGCGGCGTACGACGCGGTGCCGTTCTTTTTCAGCGACCAGTACGACCTGGGCATGGAGTACTCCGGGGACGTCGGGCCCGACGGGTACGACGACGTGGTGGTGCGCGGTGACCTGGACGGGCGGGAGTTCGTGGCGTTCTGGCTGCGCAAGGGGCGGGTCGTCGCCGGAATGAACGTCAACGTCTGGGACGTCCAGGACGCCATCCAGGCGCTGATCCGGTCCGGGCGCGAGGTCGCCCCGGGCAGGCTCGCCGATGCCGGGGTGGACCTGGACGCGGTGTACGCGTAG
- a CDS encoding XRE family transcriptional regulator: MSRQEMADQLNAYLFRVTGREFGIDANYVGKLERGVIRWPQKLYRDAFRAVLGVGTDRELGFFNPRRAPALAGNGGAGAATNGGPGSNGQSGATGEHGGAAVLSMRTGAGGSPATAGSAGSGGSAGSGGPGGGLLPAAAFALLGSVEATPIPSRIGRDEIGHVRAAAVLFSRWDHSYGGGFVRDAVVAQLRWSSRLLQAGAGHRERLELHEAVGHLAHVAGFMAFDAYAFTDAERLFRFTLACAEAAGTWHLRAKVLSSMARLAVWRGHAATALGLTDLALLRSDRITPTEQAMLLTARARGLARLGRTRETLRVVGAADDAFARSNPAEDPPWMAYYDAAQHAGDTGHALFDLEVRGYPTEAGRRLAAAVAGHTPPYARSRTISRIKLASLLMATDDPREAVATGTSALEGAGRLRSRRTAEDLRELRRYAGQHATIPDVADLRRRIGNLVS, translated from the coding sequence ATGTCCCGGCAGGAGATGGCCGACCAGCTCAACGCATACCTGTTCCGGGTCACCGGGCGCGAGTTCGGAATCGACGCCAACTACGTGGGGAAGCTCGAACGCGGGGTGATTCGCTGGCCGCAGAAGCTCTACCGGGACGCGTTCCGGGCCGTTCTCGGTGTGGGAACCGACCGGGAGCTGGGGTTCTTCAACCCGCGGCGGGCACCGGCCCTCGCCGGCAACGGTGGTGCCGGGGCAGCGACCAACGGCGGTCCGGGGAGCAACGGTCAGTCCGGTGCCACGGGGGAACACGGAGGGGCCGCCGTGCTGTCGATGCGTACCGGCGCGGGTGGATCGCCGGCCACGGCAGGTTCCGCCGGTTCCGGAGGTTCCGCAGGTTCAGGCGGTCCGGGTGGTGGGCTGCTGCCGGCCGCGGCGTTCGCGCTGCTCGGCTCGGTCGAGGCGACCCCGATTCCGTCGCGGATCGGCCGGGACGAGATCGGGCACGTCCGTGCGGCCGCCGTGCTGTTCAGCCGCTGGGACCACAGCTACGGCGGAGGTTTCGTGCGGGACGCCGTGGTCGCGCAGCTGCGCTGGTCGTCCCGGCTGCTGCAGGCCGGCGCCGGGCACCGCGAACGCCTCGAACTACACGAGGCGGTGGGGCACCTCGCGCACGTGGCGGGGTTCATGGCCTTCGACGCGTACGCGTTCACCGACGCAGAACGGCTGTTCCGGTTCACGCTCGCCTGCGCGGAGGCGGCGGGCACCTGGCACCTGCGGGCGAAGGTGCTCTCCTCGATGGCCCGGCTGGCGGTCTGGCGCGGCCACGCCGCCACCGCGCTCGGGCTGACCGACCTGGCCCTGCTCCGCTCGGACCGGATTACCCCCACCGAACAGGCGATGCTGCTCACCGCCCGGGCCCGCGGGCTGGCCCGGCTGGGCCGCACCCGGGAGACCCTGCGCGTGGTCGGCGCCGCCGACGACGCGTTCGCCCGCTCCAACCCGGCCGAGGACCCGCCGTGGATGGCGTACTACGACGCGGCCCAGCATGCCGGCGACACCGGGCACGCGTTGTTCGACCTGGAGGTACGCGGGTACCCGACCGAGGCCGGCCGGCGGCTGGCCGCCGCGGTCGCCGGGCACACCCCGCCCTACGCCCGCTCGCGCACCATCTCCCGGATCAAGCTCGCGTCGTTGCTGATGGCGACCGACGACCCGCGGGAGGCGGTGGCGACGGGAACGTCCGCGCTGGAGGGCGCGGGCCGGCTGCGGTCCCGGCGTACCGCGGAGGATCTGCGTGAGCTCCGCCGGTACGCCGGGCAGCACGCGACCATCCCCGACGTGGCCGACCTCCGCCGCCGGATCGGCAACCTGGTCAGCTGA